A part of Blastocatellia bacterium genomic DNA contains:
- a CDS encoding CRTAC1 family protein, giving the protein MMVSTLGRRLVHAPWFVSALIGVTFCSVLCGCQRQSAGPASGSVHLFVPVQDQAGLLFTHVHGGSGRKYMIETMGSGGGFLDYDNDGWLDIYLVQSGPLPGFSDQTPLPNKLYRNNGDGTFTDVTEQAGLGDTSYGMGCAFGDIDNDGFIDIFVTNFGPNKLYRNNGDGTFTDVTERAGVGDPRWGSSAAFADYDGDGFLDLYVVNYVNFSLDRNIYCGEPGLQTYCHPDVYDGVPDILYRNNGDGTFTDVTRQAGLYIDAKDQSKGLGVVWSDYDNDGDADIFVANDSTRQFLFRNNGNGTFTEIGVSAGFAYNGQGKTTAGMGIDAGDYNGDGFFDLFITNLDFETNTLYHSLGDGSFEDRTDTTGLAAPSLTRVGFGTNFFDFDNDGDVDLFVANGHIIDNIARQNPSLSYEQPAQLYENLGRGPFADISARAGAFFRTPWVGRGAAFGDVDNDGDVDILQTNNNQRALLLRNEIGHRQNWVMLKLASRHRGRDAIGARVTLVAGDLTQIEEVRSGSSYLSQNDLRVHFGIGNRQTIDYIEIRWPEGLRQRLSGEQVRINQITTISQPQR; this is encoded by the coding sequence ATGATGGTCAGCACGCTAGGCAGAAGGCTCGTTCATGCGCCATGGTTCGTGTCGGCGCTTATCGGCGTCACGTTCTGCTCTGTGCTGTGCGGGTGTCAACGACAAAGCGCCGGGCCGGCCAGTGGGTCGGTGCATCTATTCGTCCCCGTGCAAGACCAAGCAGGCCTTCTGTTCACCCACGTTCACGGCGGCAGCGGTCGCAAGTATATGATCGAGACGATGGGATCAGGCGGAGGCTTTCTCGATTACGACAATGATGGCTGGCTCGATATTTACCTGGTGCAAAGCGGACCGCTGCCCGGCTTCTCCGATCAAACGCCGCTTCCCAACAAACTCTATCGCAATAACGGCGACGGCACGTTCACCGATGTCACCGAGCAGGCCGGCCTCGGCGATACGAGCTACGGCATGGGCTGCGCGTTTGGCGACATTGACAACGATGGCTTCATTGATATTTTCGTCACCAACTTTGGCCCGAATAAACTCTATCGCAATAACGGCGACGGCACGTTCACCGATGTCACCGAGCGGGCCGGCGTCGGCGATCCCCGCTGGGGTTCAAGCGCCGCGTTCGCCGACTATGATGGCGACGGCTTTCTCGATCTGTACGTGGTCAATTACGTCAACTTCAGCCTCGACCGTAACATTTACTGCGGTGAGCCTGGCTTGCAAACGTATTGCCACCCGGATGTCTACGACGGTGTCCCCGACATTCTCTATCGCAACAACGGCGACGGAACATTCACCGATGTGACACGACAAGCTGGTCTCTACATTGACGCGAAAGACCAAAGCAAAGGCCTGGGCGTAGTCTGGAGCGATTACGACAACGATGGCGATGCGGATATTTTCGTCGCTAATGACTCGACGCGACAATTTCTCTTTCGCAACAACGGCAATGGCACGTTCACTGAGATTGGCGTCAGCGCTGGTTTCGCATACAACGGTCAGGGCAAGACAACAGCCGGCATGGGGATCGACGCCGGCGATTACAACGGCGACGGATTCTTCGATCTGTTCATCACCAACCTCGACTTTGAAACCAACACGCTCTATCACAGCCTCGGCGATGGCAGCTTCGAGGACCGAACGGATACGACCGGCCTGGCAGCGCCCAGCTTGACGCGGGTTGGTTTCGGCACAAATTTCTTCGACTTCGATAACGATGGCGACGTGGACCTTTTCGTCGCTAATGGTCACATCATTGATAACATTGCCCGACAGAACCCTAGCCTTTCCTACGAGCAACCGGCGCAGCTCTATGAAAACCTGGGACGCGGGCCGTTCGCCGACATTTCCGCTCGCGCCGGCGCCTTCTTCCGGACTCCGTGGGTTGGTCGCGGAGCAGCGTTCGGTGACGTAGATAATGACGGCGACGTTGACATCTTGCAGACCAACAACAACCAACGAGCGCTGCTGCTGCGCAACGAGATAGGACATCGCCAGAACTGGGTCATGCTGAAACTGGCCAGCCGCCACCGTGGCCGCGACGCCATCGGCGCGCGCGTCACACTCGTGGCCGGCGATTTGACCCAGATTGAAGAGGTTCGCAGCGGGTCGAGTTATCTTTCACAAAATGATCTACGAGTCCACTTCGGCATAGGAAATCGCCAGACGATTGATTACATCGAAATCCGCTGGCCGGAGGGCCTCAGGCAGAGGCTGTCGGGCGAGCAGGTC